From a single Bremerella alba genomic region:
- a CDS encoding DUF58 domain-containing protein → MSTLLDPQTLAKVQGLRLRAKHIVEGLIAGSHRSPHRGFSIEFAEHRDYAPGDDLRYLDWKVLGRTDKYYIKQFEDETNLICNLVVDVSESMRYKSADAAMSKLEYAQCIGATLAWLVLQQQDAVGLVTFDEQVRSLVPPSGSPVQLQQVIDVLQTAESKEKTQIGPLLHELSGRLNRRGLVIVLSDFFDDVDSIMAGLKHLRFRKHDIILMQVLDPAELDFPFDRPTMFHGLEAFPELMADPISVRKAYREEIEAFVNDLRSKSLANQMDYAQIRTDQPFDAVLRNFFNHRNARLV, encoded by the coding sequence TTGTCGACGCTTTTAGATCCTCAGACGCTGGCTAAAGTCCAGGGGCTGCGGCTCCGGGCCAAGCACATCGTGGAAGGGCTGATCGCCGGCTCGCATCGTAGCCCGCATCGTGGGTTTTCGATCGAATTCGCCGAGCATCGCGATTACGCGCCTGGGGACGATCTGCGCTATCTCGACTGGAAAGTCCTTGGTCGAACCGACAAGTACTACATCAAACAGTTCGAGGACGAGACAAACCTCATCTGCAACCTGGTGGTTGATGTCAGCGAAAGTATGCGCTACAAAAGCGCGGACGCTGCGATGAGCAAGCTGGAATACGCCCAGTGCATTGGGGCGACGCTGGCCTGGTTAGTTTTGCAGCAGCAAGACGCCGTTGGTCTGGTGACCTTTGACGAGCAAGTTCGTTCGCTGGTGCCCCCCAGCGGTAGCCCGGTGCAATTGCAGCAGGTGATCGACGTGTTGCAAACGGCTGAGTCGAAAGAGAAAACACAGATCGGTCCCCTTTTGCACGAACTATCCGGCCGGCTCAATCGTCGGGGCTTAGTGATCGTGCTAAGCGACTTCTTTGACGACGTCGACTCGATCATGGCCGGGCTGAAGCACCTGCGGTTTCGCAAGCATGATATCATCTTGATGCAAGTGCTCGATCCGGCCGAACTCGATTTCCCCTTTGACCGCCCCACCATGTTTCACGGACTGGAGGCATTTCCTGAATTGATGGCCGATCCGATCTCGGTTCGCAAAGCGTATCGCGAAGAGATCGAGGCCTTCGTCAACGATCTTCGCAGTAAGTCGTTGGCCAACCAGATGGACTATGCTCAGATCCGTACCGACCAACCTTTCGACGCTGTCCTTCGTAACTTTTTCAACCATCGCAATGCCCGGCTCGTATAG
- a CDS encoding BatA domain-containing protein — translation MNPFAFSSATMLLWGLAAVAPILIHLWNRRRYRETDWAAMKFLLAAMKKNRRRIQVEQLLLLLVRCAILLFFAIAMADISCTGGSGINGFGGPGSATHTVLVIDQSYSMDYGEDGQTRLDQAKDLARRIVNEAGEGDGFTLMTMGRTAKGIISEPAFDPNDVLRELDQIEIDPGVAVLDLSLAEIEGTLRMATRDFPRLRRAQVCILTDYGDVTWKEAASQTNEQLLAKIEELAIVRTFDVGQPQTTNSAIIDATQLTPYLTPDESARFRVELSCDNASQLPSQVVQMFVDGRLVSQKVVPFVDNQIVSVEMNTVFSLPGTHAVEFRLENDLLDTDNRRYLAVEVKPQLRILCLADDVPSLKFLKLALDPSGAIQSPIKVETMRASAMMDVDLLAYDAVYLSNVARIAPDEAAVLRAFVERGGGLVMFLGDRVHAASYNAALARGNDASAPIIDIKLDGPTPRGEYFLDPRQYESPLLEPFRGQQAGGLLTTPIWNYFKVTTGENSAAQTALWFGSGDPAIVTSRYQTLSTDKENAVATRLGGNVLVFCLPASTDSVDRSLDPPAAWTVFPTWPSFPPLVQESLSLAVASQFDRRNRELGDVFEGVIEGDPGANLIELILPDDQTSRIEAVARDDRLFWAFAGTDQIGIYRSKILSNEATAKVEFAVNADTRESDLSRVPMDNVPPSLQPGDRGLDPTTSGQVASVPSSIELFRYALVLVMGLMFFESFLAYRFGAAAR, via the coding sequence GTGAATCCTTTCGCTTTTTCCAGTGCGACGATGTTGTTGTGGGGATTGGCCGCCGTAGCGCCGATTCTCATTCATCTGTGGAATCGTCGTCGCTATCGCGAAACGGATTGGGCTGCGATGAAGTTTCTGCTAGCCGCGATGAAGAAGAACCGTCGCCGCATCCAAGTCGAGCAGCTGTTGTTGCTGCTGGTCCGCTGCGCGATCTTGTTGTTCTTTGCGATTGCCATGGCCGACATCTCGTGCACCGGCGGTTCAGGTATCAATGGCTTTGGCGGTCCTGGCTCGGCCACACACACTGTCTTGGTAATCGATCAATCGTACAGCATGGACTACGGCGAAGACGGTCAGACGCGACTTGATCAGGCCAAGGACCTCGCCCGACGGATTGTCAACGAAGCGGGCGAAGGAGATGGGTTCACGCTTATGACCATGGGCCGCACGGCCAAGGGAATCATTTCCGAGCCCGCGTTCGACCCCAATGACGTGCTGCGGGAACTCGACCAGATCGAGATCGACCCAGGCGTCGCGGTGCTCGATCTTTCCCTGGCCGAAATCGAAGGCACGCTGCGAATGGCTACCCGCGATTTCCCTCGCTTACGTCGCGCTCAGGTTTGCATTTTGACCGACTACGGCGACGTGACTTGGAAAGAGGCGGCTTCGCAAACCAACGAGCAGTTACTCGCGAAGATCGAAGAGTTGGCCATCGTGCGGACATTCGACGTCGGCCAACCACAAACGACCAACAGCGCAATCATCGACGCGACGCAGCTTACGCCGTACTTAACGCCGGACGAGTCGGCCCGGTTTCGGGTCGAGCTTTCGTGCGACAACGCCTCGCAGCTTCCTAGTCAGGTGGTGCAGATGTTTGTCGATGGTCGTCTCGTCTCGCAGAAGGTCGTGCCATTTGTCGATAACCAGATCGTGTCGGTCGAGATGAACACGGTCTTCAGTCTGCCTGGCACGCATGCGGTTGAATTTCGTTTAGAAAATGATCTGCTCGATACGGATAATCGGCGGTATCTAGCCGTGGAAGTGAAACCGCAGCTACGCATCTTGTGCCTGGCCGACGATGTCCCTTCGCTCAAATTCCTGAAACTGGCCCTCGATCCTTCCGGGGCGATCCAGTCGCCGATCAAAGTAGAGACAATGCGGGCCTCGGCGATGATGGATGTCGATCTGTTGGCCTACGACGCGGTCTACCTATCTAACGTGGCCCGAATCGCCCCGGATGAAGCCGCCGTTCTTCGTGCATTCGTCGAGCGTGGTGGCGGTCTGGTGATGTTCCTAGGAGACCGCGTGCATGCGGCCAGCTACAACGCGGCTCTGGCCCGCGGCAATGATGCGTCGGCTCCGATAATCGATATCAAGCTGGATGGTCCGACCCCGCGCGGCGAATACTTTTTGGATCCCCGCCAATACGAGAGCCCGCTGCTGGAACCCTTTCGCGGACAGCAAGCCGGCGGCCTGTTAACGACGCCGATCTGGAACTACTTTAAGGTCACCACCGGTGAAAATTCTGCCGCGCAAACGGCCCTCTGGTTTGGCAGCGGAGACCCGGCGATTGTGACGTCGCGTTATCAAACACTTTCGACCGACAAAGAAAATGCCGTCGCTACGCGGTTAGGTGGCAACGTGCTTGTGTTTTGCCTTCCGGCCAGTACCGATTCAGTCGATCGTTCGCTCGATCCGCCCGCTGCCTGGACCGTCTTTCCGACCTGGCCCAGCTTCCCACCGCTGGTTCAAGAGTCCCTCTCGTTGGCAGTCGCTTCTCAGTTCGATCGTCGCAATCGTGAGCTAGGAGATGTGTTTGAGGGGGTCATTGAAGGAGACCCCGGCGCGAATCTGATCGAATTGATCTTGCCGGACGACCAGACAAGTCGCATCGAAGCGGTGGCCCGCGACGATCGCCTGTTCTGGGCATTTGCTGGAACCGATCAGATCGGCATCTATCGCTCGAAGATCCTTTCCAACGAGGCCACCGCCAAGGTCGAGTTTGCCGTTAACGCCGATACCCGCGAAAGCGACTTGAGCCGGGTGCCCATGGACAACGTGCCGCCGTCGCTGCAGCCCGGCGATCGCGGCTTAGACCCGACCACCAGTGGCCAGGTCGCCTCGGTGCCGTCGTCGATCGAACTGTTTCGTTATGCGTTGGTGCTGGTGATGGGATTAATGTTTTTTGAGAGCTTCTTGGCCTATCGATTTGGGGCCGCCGCACGATGA
- a CDS encoding DUF4175 family protein, which yields MASDAQKSNDPSVHHLVVQRVEEARRGAMRRVRLRGLAWGLAAGLLLLLGMTLFDYLLRQDDIGTRWFLSLVTFGGLVFAVVWWIVPAWKWSPSLQQIAQRIEQFFPELRDKISSALFFLEQNEEDAAGSSVYFRRKHISEMADTLTYTDLSVALNRQLANNAMYVLFGVMFVGVSVLLFSPQQFGTAVSRLAMPWKTIEWPRQNNLALIDPPEVVSLGGRAVIEVEDHNRNLPEMVELQVRYEADGRPMTHPMQLDLEANRMVYQLDGIQRAFEFRVEGGDDDTMNWHAVEVVKPPKFSDVQVTLVPPEYTRWLPSQSPRSIIALEGTTTLLFGKVDQKITKAQFMFEAAGKSDVFPLVIGEDGYSFSTPQTTAEDGPPQGPVLAASGSYWIEVTVESGLKKAEGRRFPVRVIPDKAPIVSWIQPDRNTSLTPSALLKLSAGVRDDLQTHDVKLVVKKQADKSVLIEQSLFTGPEDRPFESPPSNLAMGLAEDLEISHTLDFSELDGLTPGTILELTLVATDYQPQTGTSLPRIITIISDEQLEQRVNRQQREIISKIAEARRLQQDARQQTRSVEIKLEEGSPLGPAEFANLQNGEQNQKNVREKLVTGRDSAAKRISELLEELQQNRQTDHDASDILQDLKDKIEAIADSELTPIESKITQLRRQTPRNSESPAESSEGATPSETTMGERSGDNRGDEKIQQEGQADQKGSGADQAPTEDSLGKPADGDDKAEGNEKSPPEDDKKAEQPMESPSAVEGSPEAEKQEAERTRQQLDEIGQRQENVAGQLQDWQNDLNKWDTFRRFAMDVRDVANRQKDIEKRTEAKQTETLGQDIEQMSPEDRADLKQMAEEQSNLAGELDRIQSRMRDMMQNDPESEEVANTLKDAINENRDAAVSQRMRQAGQRIEQNQLSSAKESQQQVEKSLEDVLDTLQNRRETDKKELKRKLDEAQQELAELQDRQKQLKSKADEAQMQSGAADSQQSQQKQLENLTQQAQQMQQQAERLARKLERLSANKAAQKVRDAAERLEEAAKNAQNSDTQQLQDEIKQAQKDLEEAQQELQQRQEQVEQDLAQEQAAKLMQSIEQLIIRQTRIRDELVRLDELKKKSGQLSPAQKQTLEGISLEQATLTDEIRSFAESIAKAEVYHLSLHLTAEVTTDLSRLLDTGEIDARILSLAEEAVQRLEQLIAAMEEEEKQQNSENQLQEDQSQQDQQQQQQQQGSQDGISQTAQLRLLKMMQEALKSRTQTLGEQIEKEANPVDQAELSRLAGEQGRLSEMTLNLIKNTEEGIFDPENLPDIEPAEPADAEQEEDNDV from the coding sequence ATGGCATCCGACGCACAAAAATCGAACGACCCCTCGGTGCATCACCTGGTGGTGCAGCGAGTCGAAGAAGCACGTCGCGGGGCGATGCGGCGGGTTCGTCTGCGCGGACTGGCCTGGGGCCTGGCGGCCGGACTGCTCCTTCTGCTGGGAATGACGCTGTTCGACTATCTCTTGCGGCAAGACGACATCGGGACGCGTTGGTTTCTGTCGCTCGTGACGTTCGGCGGGTTGGTGTTCGCGGTCGTGTGGTGGATTGTTCCGGCTTGGAAATGGTCGCCGTCGCTGCAACAGATCGCCCAGCGTATCGAGCAGTTCTTTCCGGAACTGCGCGACAAAATATCGAGCGCGCTCTTCTTTCTCGAGCAGAACGAAGAGGACGCCGCTGGAAGTTCAGTCTACTTCCGCCGCAAGCACATTAGCGAAATGGCGGACACGCTGACCTACACCGACTTGTCGGTCGCGCTCAACCGCCAATTGGCCAACAACGCGATGTATGTCCTGTTCGGGGTCATGTTTGTCGGGGTATCGGTGTTGCTCTTTTCGCCGCAGCAATTTGGAACGGCCGTGTCGCGTCTGGCCATGCCGTGGAAGACGATCGAGTGGCCCCGGCAAAATAACCTGGCCCTGATCGACCCGCCGGAAGTGGTCTCGTTGGGTGGCCGCGCGGTGATCGAAGTCGAAGACCACAATCGAAATCTGCCGGAAATGGTCGAACTGCAGGTCCGCTACGAAGCCGATGGCCGGCCGATGACGCACCCCATGCAACTCGACCTGGAAGCCAATCGCATGGTTTACCAGTTGGACGGCATTCAACGGGCCTTCGAGTTTCGTGTCGAAGGGGGCGACGACGACACCATGAACTGGCATGCGGTCGAAGTAGTGAAGCCGCCCAAGTTCTCAGACGTGCAAGTTACCCTGGTCCCACCGGAATATACACGTTGGCTACCCAGCCAATCGCCACGCTCGATCATCGCTCTAGAAGGAACGACCACGCTGCTGTTTGGCAAGGTCGACCAGAAGATCACCAAGGCTCAGTTCATGTTCGAGGCCGCTGGCAAGTCAGATGTGTTTCCCCTGGTGATCGGCGAAGATGGCTACAGCTTTTCTACGCCGCAAACTACCGCCGAGGACGGACCACCCCAGGGGCCGGTACTCGCGGCCAGCGGTAGCTATTGGATTGAGGTGACCGTCGAGTCGGGCCTGAAGAAAGCCGAAGGGCGACGCTTTCCGGTGCGTGTGATCCCAGACAAAGCCCCGATCGTTTCGTGGATTCAGCCTGATCGTAATACGTCGCTTACGCCGTCGGCGCTGCTGAAGCTTTCCGCAGGCGTCCGCGATGACCTACAGACGCACGACGTGAAGCTGGTCGTTAAGAAGCAGGCAGATAAGTCAGTGCTGATCGAGCAGTCACTTTTCACAGGTCCGGAAGATCGTCCCTTCGAGTCGCCCCCCAGTAACCTGGCGATGGGGCTGGCCGAAGACCTGGAGATTAGCCACACGCTCGATTTCTCTGAGTTGGATGGTTTGACGCCCGGCACCATTTTGGAGCTGACCCTTGTCGCGACCGACTACCAACCACAAACCGGGACGAGCCTGCCGCGGATCATCACGATCATCTCCGATGAACAACTCGAACAACGCGTGAACCGGCAACAACGTGAGATCATTTCCAAGATTGCCGAGGCCCGCCGTCTGCAGCAAGATGCCCGACAACAGACCCGCAGCGTCGAAATCAAGTTGGAAGAAGGTTCACCGCTAGGGCCGGCCGAATTCGCTAACCTGCAAAACGGGGAACAAAACCAGAAGAACGTGCGCGAGAAGCTGGTGACCGGTCGCGATAGCGCTGCCAAACGGATTAGCGAACTGTTGGAAGAGTTGCAGCAAAACCGCCAGACCGATCACGACGCGTCCGACATATTACAGGATCTGAAGGACAAGATCGAAGCAATCGCCGATTCGGAATTAACGCCGATCGAATCGAAAATCACCCAACTGCGTCGTCAAACTCCGCGCAATAGCGAGTCACCTGCCGAGTCGTCAGAGGGCGCAACCCCGTCGGAAACAACCATGGGCGAGCGTTCCGGCGATAACAGGGGTGACGAGAAGATTCAACAAGAGGGACAAGCTGATCAAAAAGGTTCTGGCGCTGACCAAGCACCCACGGAAGACAGCCTGGGCAAGCCTGCGGATGGCGATGATAAAGCCGAAGGTAACGAAAAGAGTCCTCCCGAAGACGATAAAAAGGCCGAGCAGCCTATGGAGTCACCATCAGCTGTCGAAGGTTCGCCCGAAGCGGAAAAGCAGGAGGCCGAGCGTACCCGGCAGCAGCTCGATGAGATTGGCCAGCGGCAAGAGAACGTCGCTGGTCAACTGCAAGACTGGCAGAACGACCTGAACAAGTGGGATACTTTCCGCCGCTTCGCCATGGACGTACGAGACGTGGCCAATCGCCAGAAAGATATTGAAAAACGCACCGAAGCGAAGCAGACCGAAACGCTTGGTCAAGATATCGAGCAGATGTCACCAGAGGATCGTGCCGACTTGAAGCAGATGGCCGAAGAGCAATCGAATCTGGCCGGCGAACTCGATCGCATTCAGTCCCGCATGCGAGACATGATGCAGAACGACCCGGAAAGTGAAGAGGTCGCCAATACGCTCAAGGATGCCATCAACGAAAATCGGGATGCCGCCGTCTCGCAGCGGATGCGTCAGGCCGGCCAACGAATCGAGCAGAACCAGCTTTCTTCTGCCAAAGAGTCGCAGCAGCAGGTCGAAAAGTCGCTCGAGGATGTGCTCGACACGCTGCAAAACCGCCGCGAGACCGACAAGAAAGAACTGAAGCGAAAGCTGGACGAGGCCCAGCAGGAATTGGCAGAGCTACAAGACCGTCAAAAGCAGTTGAAAAGCAAAGCGGATGAAGCACAAATGCAGTCTGGCGCTGCCGACTCGCAGCAATCGCAGCAGAAGCAACTCGAGAACCTGACGCAACAGGCCCAGCAGATGCAGCAGCAAGCCGAACGTCTGGCTCGCAAGCTCGAGCGGCTTTCCGCCAACAAAGCGGCCCAGAAGGTTCGTGACGCGGCCGAACGCTTAGAAGAGGCTGCCAAGAATGCCCAAAATAGCGACACACAACAGCTTCAAGATGAAATCAAGCAGGCTCAGAAAGACCTGGAAGAAGCTCAGCAAGAGCTACAACAGCGTCAAGAACAGGTCGAGCAGGACCTGGCCCAGGAACAAGCTGCCAAGCTCATGCAGTCGATCGAACAGCTGATCATTCGTCAAACCCGCATTCGGGACGAACTAGTTCGCCTGGACGAGCTGAAAAAGAAAAGCGGCCAACTCTCCCCAGCGCAAAAGCAAACGCTGGAGGGGATCTCGCTGGAACAAGCGACCCTGACCGACGAGATTCGTTCGTTCGCGGAGTCGATTGCCAAGGCCGAGGTGTACCACCTTTCGCTGCATTTGACCGCCGAAGTCACGACCGATCTTTCACGCTTGCTGGACACCGGCGAGATCGACGCAAGAATACTTTCGTTGGCCGAAGAAGCCGTTCAGCGGCTCGAACAATTGATTGCCGCCATGGAAGAGGAAGAAAAGCAGCAAAACTCCGAGAACCAACTGCAGGAAGACCAGTCGCAACAAGATCAACAGCAGCAACAACAACAGCAGGGAAGCCAAGATGGGATCAGCCAAACGGCTCAACTGCGACTGTTGAAGATGATGCAAGAGGCCCTCAAATCACGCACACAGACGTTGGGCGAACAGATTGAGAAGGAAGCCAACCCTGTCGATCAGGCCGAATTGTCTCGTCTTGCCGGTGAACAGGGGCGGCTGTCCGAGATGACGTTGAACCTGATTAAGAACACCGAAGAAGGAATTTTCGACCCCGAGAACTTGCCCGATATCGAACCAGCCGAGCCTGCCGACGCCGAGCAAGAGGAGGACAACGATGTCTAA
- a CDS encoding prenyltransferase/squalene oxidase repeat-containing protein: MSQYSRRTLLKSALVAAGSCGAGSLLSAQEWRGTSRRTSRGLITRDVQSSIDQGLQYLVQRQTMDGTQRGAFGADGYRANTAVVGLAGLAFMAAGSAPNRGPYGANISACLDYLLANTQSGGFVALPNARTHGPMYGHGFATLFLAEVYGMTNAAELRDTVRAAVKLIVDTQNADGGWRYQPVRSEADISVTVCQMMALRAARNAGIFVPNETVDRCIDYVTRSQNADGGFSYMLSGGPSAFPRSAAGVVALYSAGLYEGEIVERALKYLDDNLPQESTFRGNNHFFYGQYYAAQAFWHVGTQRWDRYYRMIREVLTERQTAQGFWTDFICPEYGTAMACIVLQLPNNYLPIFQK, from the coding sequence ATGAGCCAATATTCGCGCCGAACCCTATTGAAGTCTGCCTTGGTCGCCGCTGGAAGTTGCGGTGCCGGGTCGCTGTTATCCGCCCAAGAATGGCGTGGCACGTCTCGACGCACTTCGCGTGGATTGATCACCCGCGACGTTCAGTCGAGCATCGACCAAGGCCTGCAGTACCTGGTCCAGCGGCAAACGATGGACGGTACCCAACGCGGCGCTTTTGGAGCCGATGGCTACCGCGCCAATACGGCAGTCGTCGGCCTGGCTGGCCTCGCGTTTATGGCCGCTGGCAGTGCACCTAACCGTGGACCGTATGGTGCGAATATTTCAGCATGTCTCGACTACCTATTGGCCAACACGCAAAGCGGTGGGTTCGTCGCGTTGCCCAATGCTCGCACGCATGGTCCCATGTACGGGCACGGTTTCGCCACGTTGTTTCTGGCTGAAGTGTACGGGATGACCAACGCCGCCGAGCTTCGCGATACGGTTCGCGCGGCGGTGAAATTGATTGTCGACACGCAGAATGCCGATGGTGGCTGGCGGTATCAGCCGGTACGCAGCGAAGCCGATATCTCGGTGACGGTATGCCAGATGATGGCGTTACGTGCGGCCAGAAACGCAGGTATCTTTGTCCCTAATGAAACGGTTGATCGTTGCATCGATTACGTGACCCGCAGCCAGAACGCCGACGGTGGTTTCAGCTATATGCTCAGCGGAGGTCCCAGCGCGTTCCCGCGATCGGCCGCGGGGGTTGTCGCGCTATACAGTGCGGGGTTGTATGAAGGAGAAATCGTCGAGCGGGCGCTTAAGTACCTTGACGACAACCTGCCCCAGGAAAGTACTTTTCGCGGCAACAACCACTTTTTTTACGGCCAATATTACGCGGCCCAGGCATTTTGGCATGTCGGTACGCAGCGGTGGGATCGATACTACCGCATGATTCGTGAAGTCCTCACCGAACGACAGACGGCCCAAGGTTTCTGGACCGACTTCATCTGTCCCGAGTACGGCACCGCGATGGCTTGCATTGTGCTGCAACTTCCCAATAACTATCTCCCCATCTTCCAGAAGTGA
- a CDS encoding NPCBM/NEW2 domain-containing protein, with the protein MTLLARSFVFAWISLASAISYGQTRLDGPLVTIGKPEANVAITEIPSIDNWVTSDGAIDPADVVRFGNPELIRGDGVVVFEDGSRIVAKELRTEGIQLHAYNRLWDEMKLPLRSLRGILLRSYLDSDKTQISLDRIHAYQGTRDRLLLANGDYIDGTFRRLTPLVVEFQIGDKSLKLDRKRIAEIHFARSAGKLPTPGQGVWVGLRDGSMVIATQLSLSDDVLRIRLSPGVAMRSSSLENAFAYVAYLRPVSSDVRYLSDLDAISFKSLGFLSANWDYRKDRNVEGGTLKSDGYVSEKGLGLHATSRLAYKVDPQATRLRAKVGIDDDTDGAGSVIFKVFASETGKSWKTIYESPIVRGGHPSLDVDVSVQGMKGLALVVEYADGADVLDHANWMDARFEMK; encoded by the coding sequence ATGACTTTGCTTGCTCGTAGTTTCGTCTTCGCGTGGATCTCGCTCGCTTCGGCCATCTCCTATGGTCAGACGCGTCTCGATGGGCCGCTGGTGACTATCGGCAAGCCGGAAGCCAACGTCGCGATTACTGAGATACCCTCCATCGATAACTGGGTGACTAGCGACGGAGCGATCGATCCGGCCGACGTGGTCCGGTTTGGTAACCCTGAACTGATTCGTGGCGATGGCGTGGTCGTCTTTGAAGATGGTTCCCGCATCGTCGCCAAGGAACTTCGCACCGAAGGAATTCAGTTACACGCCTACAATCGTTTGTGGGATGAAATGAAGCTTCCGCTGCGATCGTTGCGAGGGATCTTGCTGCGCTCGTACTTGGATTCCGATAAGACACAAATCTCGCTCGATCGTATTCATGCTTACCAAGGAACACGCGATCGTTTGCTGCTGGCCAACGGCGACTACATCGACGGCACGTTTCGTCGCCTGACTCCCTTGGTCGTCGAGTTTCAGATCGGAGATAAATCGCTGAAACTGGACCGTAAGCGGATCGCCGAAATTCACTTCGCTCGCTCAGCCGGCAAGTTGCCAACACCAGGGCAGGGCGTCTGGGTGGGCCTGCGTGACGGTTCGATGGTGATTGCCACCCAACTTTCCCTGAGCGACGATGTTCTCCGGATTCGACTCAGCCCAGGGGTCGCCATGCGATCGTCGTCCCTGGAAAATGCGTTTGCCTACGTGGCTTACCTTCGCCCGGTGAGTAGTGACGTTCGCTACTTGAGCGATCTGGACGCGATCAGTTTTAAGAGCTTGGGATTCTTGAGTGCGAACTGGGACTACCGCAAAGACCGCAACGTCGAAGGGGGAACGCTTAAGTCCGATGGTTACGTCAGCGAGAAGGGACTCGGTTTGCACGCGACCTCTCGTTTGGCCTACAAGGTCGATCCACAAGCGACCCGGCTGCGAGCGAAGGTCGGTATCGACGACGACACCGATGGCGCTGGCAGTGTGATCTTCAAGGTCTTTGCCAGCGAGACCGGCAAGTCGTGGAAGACAATTTATGAAAGCCCAATCGTCCGCGGCGGTCATCCCTCGCTCGATGTCGATGTCTCGGTGCAAGGGATGAAAGGTCTCGCCCTGGTGGTTGAATATGCCGACGGAGCCGATGTGCTAGACCACGCGAACTGGATGGATGCCCGGTTCGAAATGAAATAG
- a CDS encoding 2,3-bisphosphoglycerate-independent phosphoglycerate mutase produces MDQIDLVRSLKTKNDTKIVMFVADGLGGLPHEPGGKTELEAAKTPNLDALAAKSVQGGSIPVKPGISPGSGPGHLGLFGYDPLKFLIGRGALEATGIGLPLQEGDVAVRCNFCTIDADGKITDRRAGRIPTEESAPLAESLNAIKIPGVEVIVKPVKEHRFVVIFRGGDGLGGNVADTDPQATGVVPLDPVGADEASNKTAALAKQFVAEAKKMLKDEKKANCLTMRGFSAKPSIPSYDEVYGLKAGAIAVYPMYKGLASLVGMDILGEAQTLDEELEVLKQHWDDYDFFFIHFKYTDSSGEDGDFDAKVKRTEEFDAQIPKVLDLNPDVLIVTGDHSTPSFLASHSWHPVPTLLHSNCCRPDGHTVFGEATACRGGLGLFEAQYLMTLAMANAGRLQKYGA; encoded by the coding sequence ATGGACCAAATCGACCTGGTGCGCAGCCTAAAAACCAAAAACGACACCAAGATCGTCATGTTTGTCGCCGACGGCCTGGGTGGGCTGCCGCACGAACCAGGCGGTAAGACTGAACTGGAAGCCGCCAAGACTCCCAACCTGGATGCCCTAGCCGCCAAGAGCGTACAAGGAGGAAGCATCCCAGTGAAGCCTGGCATCAGCCCTGGCAGCGGGCCTGGTCACTTGGGCCTGTTCGGTTACGATCCGTTGAAGTTTCTGATTGGTCGTGGGGCCTTGGAAGCGACTGGTATCGGTCTACCGCTACAAGAAGGTGACGTCGCCGTTCGCTGCAACTTCTGCACGATCGACGCCGACGGCAAGATTACCGATCGCCGTGCAGGTCGTATTCCGACCGAAGAAAGCGCTCCGCTGGCCGAAAGCCTGAATGCGATCAAGATTCCCGGTGTCGAAGTGATCGTCAAGCCTGTCAAGGAACATCGCTTCGTGGTGATCTTCCGTGGTGGCGATGGCCTGGGTGGTAATGTCGCTGATACCGATCCCCAAGCAACCGGCGTGGTTCCGCTAGACCCTGTCGGTGCCGACGAGGCGAGCAACAAGACGGCTGCCCTGGCCAAGCAGTTCGTTGCAGAAGCCAAGAAGATGCTTAAGGACGAGAAGAAGGCCAACTGCCTGACCATGCGAGGTTTCTCGGCCAAGCCGTCGATTCCTTCGTACGACGAAGTCTACGGACTCAAGGCCGGTGCCATCGCCGTGTACCCGATGTACAAGGGACTAGCGAGCCTGGTCGGCATGGACATCCTGGGTGAAGCCCAGACGTTGGACGAAGAACTGGAAGTCCTGAAGCAGCACTGGGACGACTACGACTTCTTCTTCATCCACTTCAAGTACACCGACTCGAGCGGTGAAGATGGAGATTTCGATGCCAAGGTGAAGCGAACCGAAGAGTTCGACGCTCAGATCCCCAAGGTCTTAGACCTGAACCCGGACGTGCTGATCGTCACCGGCGACCACAGCACCCCGTCGTTTCTGGCCAGCCACAGTTGGCACCCGGTCCCGACCTTGCTGCACTCGAACTGCTGCCGTCCCGACGGTCACACGGTCTTCGGCGAAGCGACGGCCTGTCGCGGTGGATTGGGTCTGTTTGAAGCCCAATACCTGATGACCCTGGCGATGGCCAATGCCGGTCGACTGCAAAAGTACGGTGCTTAA